The Terriglobus roseus region GGGTCGGCGGCGGAAAAGGAAACCGAGGCGAGTGAAGAGTTCGTGGATCATGCGAAGTCCTCCTTCGGTGCAGCGAGCACGAGAGAGATGGCAGAGCTGAGGCGGTTCCACTGATCGATTTCGCTACGCAGTTGTTTGCGGCCGACGGCGGTGAGTGCGTAGAACTTTGCCTTGCGATTGTTATCGCTGGCGCCCCACGAGGATTCAATCCAGCCTTTGTATTCCAGGCGATGCAGCGCGGGGTAAAGCGAGCCCTGGCCCACTTGCAACACGTCGTCCGACACCTGCTGGATGCGCGAGGCGATGCCCCATCCGTGCATTTCGCCGTGAGCAAGTGTTTTCAGGATCAGCACATCGAGCGTGCCCTGCAGAAGGTCTGTGGATGGTGGCATTTAGCTTTCCCCTTGATACTCGACAAGAGTGGCGCTTCTTCTGTCGGATGTCAAGGGGAAGTACGTTTGGTTCTCGGATGAAGTTCCGTGGTTTTTTGTAGCGCACGCGAAAGCCCCGCTTTTGGCGGGGCTTTCGTTTTACTTCCTATTCGGTTTGGAGTTACTTGGCTTCTTTGCGGTATTTGTCTGCCAGCGGTTTGTCGGCGAGGGCCTTGATGAAGAGGCCGCCGACTACGCTGCGGGCCTGGAAGCCAACCTGCTTGCCGGTGATGGTGTCGTACCAGTCCGTCATGGGGACGCGGCTGGTGGTCTCATTGGCCCATGTGTAGAGCGGGTCAACGAGTGTGTTGAAGTCTTTATCGTTGTCTGCGAGTGTGGCGGTCCACATCTCCCAATCGAGCTTGGTGTAGTCCTTGCGGCTGTCGAGCGGCAGACCGTACTTGTTCAGCTTCGTCTTGTAGAAGGCGATTTCGCTTTCACGCACGCTCTTGGGGAAGAGGTCGAAGCCAAGGAGCTTGTCCCAGATGAGGTTGTACTTCTGGCTCCAGGTGTTGGGCGAGTCATAGGCGAGTTTGTAGTGATCGCCTTCCTTGTCCATCTCCATCCACTTCTTCGCGTAGGCGTGTGCATCGTCGTTGTATTTCTTTGCTTCTGCGTCGTGATGCAGGAGCTTTGCGAGGTCGGCGTATGCGGCCATCGCGTCGATGGCTTTCAGCGCGAGATTCGCGTTATGCGTGACGTGTCCAGCGAAGTCGTCGGTGGTGAGCTGGTTCTCAGGATCGAGGCCGTGCTCGTGCAGGAAGTTGGCCCATTGCGAAAGCTGCGGCCAGAACTGCTCGGCGAGTTTCACGCCTGCGTTGTTCGGTTCGAAGCGTGCCAGCGCGTCGACGAGCAGGATCATGTTGCCCGACTCTTCGACAGGCATCTGGTTCTCTTCTGTCTTTTCACCGCCGCCGTAGTCCTGTCCGTTGGCCAATGGGTAGCGGCCAAGGTCATGCGGAGCGAACGGGAACTTCCAGCGATTGGGCAGCGCGGAGTACTCGAGAATCGGCAACACCTGCGCGTGCAGCAGACGCGGGTTGAAGAAGAGGAAGATGGGCGCAGAGGGGTAGAAGACGTCGACGGTTGCCGTGTCGCCGTTGCTGAAGTTTTCTTTTGCGAAGAGCAATGGTTGGCCGTCGGAGTCGGCAATGAGTTTGTGTGCGGCGATGCTCTGGCGATAGGACAGCGTGCAGAGCCATGCGTACTTCTCGCCTGCACTCTTGGTCAGGTCATCCTTCAGCTTTGTGTCGAAGGCGTTGCCCTTTGCGTCGAGCTTGGTCTGTTCTGCGAGCGCCTCTTCCAGCATTTGCGAGACGGGCTTGCCTTCACGCTGCCACCACGGGCGCAGGCGCTTGTTCAGCACTTCCATGCTGTAGCCATCGGTGTAGCTGACCAGTGCGGTTTTGGATACAGCCTGTGCGCTGACGGAGCCGAATGGGATCGCGACGGCCATTTCTGTCTGGCCCTTGGTGAAGGGTGCGGGGCCGTCGATGTCGTCGTTGGCGGGCAGAATGCCGTCGGTGGCGAAGGCGCGTGCCGTGCCGCTGGCGAGTGCGGTCTTTGGCTGTTCCTCATTCGGCACGGCGATGTGGAAATAGCCCCAGTCAATCTTGAGGTCGTCGCCGCTGCGGTTCAGCACCTGCTGCGACTGCGTGCCAACGGAGAGCACGGTGAGGTTTGCGGTCTGCTGGCGCGAGTAGGTGACGGGCTGGCCGCTGTAGCTGGTGGCCATCTCGGCGTTCGCGTTGAGGAAGACGCTGACCTGGTGGGATGCGCCGTCGGTGCTCTTGGCAGTCCACGTCAGGTAGGTGACGGGGCGCGAGAGCGTGTCGAGGTCGTCGAGGAACGCCGGTGTGAAGAAGGTCAGGTCGATCGACACGCCTGCGCCAGCAAACTGATAGCGCGTGTGGGTGAAGGTGAGCTGGCTGCCGGTCTGTTGCAATGCAGGGATATCGCGGCTGTTGCCCATGATGCGATAGGCCTTGCCGTCGATGCGGACCAGGCTGTTCAGCGGTTGCGGATGACCTGTCCAGTGCTTCGTCGGCTCCGCGGTGAGCGTGTCGGCCGTGGACCACACGGAGAAGTACGGGTCATGCGCGATGAGCGGCGTGGCGGGCGGACGCTCCGTGGTTTGGGCGTTGAGCGTGGCAGCGGCGACGAGAAGCAATGGTGCAACGTAGCGAGAGAGCATTTGGGGACGTGTTTTCTCCGGAAAGTTGAGCGAGGAAAGGATATCGCGAGCGTCGTCATCGTGCCGTTGTGCACGTGATCCTTCGCGAGTCTGAGTGTTCGTGCTGCGTTGTAGTGGCTTGAAAAGAAAGCAGGATTCTGCTGTTGCCCAGGATGACGACCTTTGGTCGCATGCGCTTCACAGTCGCGAAGCTGATATCGCCGATGTCATACAACGTGTCATAACAACGCAGCGCTGAAGTTTGACGTTGCGGTGATGCGCAGTGTGAGACATACTGAGTCACCGCTATTTTTCATCAACTGTTTTTGAACCGTTCCCCTGAGGGTTGGTGTATGGCCGTTCTTTCACGCGTTGTTGGCGTTCTGCTTTGCGGATGCGCTTCACTGGCGTTCGCGCAGGCGCCGAACATTGTGCAGCCGGGTGCTCCCGGAAAACCCACGCAGGAACTGTCTGCGGTAACAGCAGCTCCTCCAGCCAAGGAGCCAAGCGAAGCTGATGTGAAGTTCATGCAAGACATGATCATGCACCACAGCCAGGCCATTGAGATGACAGAGCTTGCGAAGACGCGAGCGACGAACCCCGATGTGCAGGCACTGGCATCGAAGATCGATCTGAGTCAGGGCGATGAGATTCGCTGGATGAAGCAGTGGCTGGCGGAGCGTGGCTATCCCGAGGCTGCTGCAGGCGGTATGGATCACATGGCAGGCATGGACCATTCGCAGATGGCGGGGATGGACCACGGCGACATGGCGGGGATGGACCACTCTCAGATGCAGGGCATGGATCACTCCGCTATGAATCACGATGGCGCGAAGAAGACCGATCCGATGGACGTGGCGCCGATGGTTGGCATGCTAACGCCGCGGCAGATGCAGGCGTTGCGCGCAGCGCATGGCGCAGAGTTTGACCGGTTGTTTCTAACCGGCATGATGCAACACCACGGCGGCGCATTGCTGATGGTGAAGGAGTTGTTTCAACAGCCGGGGGCAGGACAGGACCCACAGCTATTTGACTTTGCAAACGACGTGGACAACACGCAGCTTGCAGAGATCGACATTATGAAGGGCATTCTTCGAAAGGTGAATCCATGAAACAGTTCTCCTCGCTCAAAGCCGCGTTTGCAGTCGCCGCGGTCTTCGCCTGTTCGCTGCCGGTGCTTACCGCGCAGATGGACCATGAAAAACCGATGGCGACTCCTCCCACTCCGACCGTTTATGTAAACCCGCGCGCTCCAGAGAGCGATCCGCGCGTAGGCCTGAAGGCTGGTCTGTATGACTCGGGCGTTGCCGCCAAGGGCATCGAACTGGTGCAGACGATTGCCAAGCCGAGCGGCTTTGCTCCGGACGTCGACAAGATTCCTGCATGGGAGAATGCTGCTCCTCCCGCACCGGGCGCGCCGCGTGGCGCTGCGATTCCGGCTCCGTACGGCACCACGAACTCCGATCTTGCGTTCAAAGGCAAGTACGTGTTCGTAGGCAACTACTACGGTGTGAACACCTATGACATCACCGATCCTGCACACACGAAGCTGGTGACCAGCATGGTGTGCCCCGGCGGTCAGGGTGACGTTTCTGTCTACGGCAACCTGCTGTTCATGAGCGTGGAAGCTGCAAACGGCCGTGTTGACTGCGGCGTGCAGGGCTTTGCTTCGCTGGAAGAGGCGCAGAAGGCTCAGGCCGCTCAGCGCGAGCAGATGGCAAACATGTCGGCAGAAGAGCGGCAGAAGGCAATGGCCGGCATGATGGCCAACCGTAAGCCGGAGCCTGCTGAAAAGGACCGCGTACGTGGCGTGCGTATCTTCGACATCAGCGACGTAACCAAGCCGAAGCAGATCACCGACGTGCAGACCTGCCGTGGATCGCACACGCATACCGTGGTTATCGATCCGAAGGATAAGGACAACGTGTACATCTACGTGTCCGGTTCCGCGGGTGTGCGCGATGCGAAGGAACTAACTGGCTGCTCGGGCGCTTCTCCTGACGAAGATCCGAACACCGCTCTGTTCACCATCGTTGTGATCCAGGTGCCGTTGGCGCATCCGGAGCTGGCAAAGGTTGTGAACTCGCCGCGCATCTTCAGCGATCCGGCCACTGGCAATGCAAACGGCCTGTGGAAGGGCGGTAACCACGGTGAAGGCACGCAGACCACCAGCGCAACGCGTGGCTGCCATGACATCACGGTGTATTCGGCAGTCGGTCTGGCTGCGGGCGCATGCTCGGGCAACGGCATCCTGCTGGATATTTCAGATGTGGTTCATCCCAAGCGTCTGGATGCAGTGAGCGATCCGAACTATGCGTTCTGGCACTCGGCAAACTTCACCAACGATGGCAAGGCAATTCTCTTCTCTGACGAGTGGGGCGGTGGTGGTCAGCCGCGTTGCCGTGCAACCGATCCCATGCAGTGGGGCGCAGACGCCATCTTCTCCATTGGTCCCGACAAGAAGATGACGCTGAAGAGCTACTACAAGATGCCAGCGGCGCAGACCGACAAGGAAAACTGCGTGGCGCACAACGGTTCTGAGATTCCGGTTCCGGGACGCGCACTGCACGTGCAGAGCTGGTATCAGGGCGGTATCTCGCTGGTGGACTGGACCGATCCGGCACACCCGTTTGAAGTTGCTTACTTTGACCGCGGACCCATCAGCGGCAATAAGTTCGCCATGGGCGGACAGTGGTCAACCTACTGGTACAACGGCATGATCTACGGTTCAGAGATTGCCCGCGGACTGGATGTGTTGAAGCTGACACCGACGGAGTTCATGACGGAAGACGAGATTGCCGCAGCGAACCAGATTTCCTTCAAGGAACTGAACGTTCAGGATCAGCCGAAGGTTGTTTGGCCTGCAACGTACATCACTGCGAAGGCTTATCTGGATCAGCTTGGCCGTGGTGATTCGCTGTCGAAGGACAAGGTCGCTTCCATCAAGGCGCTGGTCAACCAGGCTGGAACGGACAAGAAGGCTGCCGCGAAGCTGAAGGGCATGGCTGGCGAGCTGGATAAGGCTGCCGCCACTGCCAAGACTCCTGCGGATGCAAAGCGCCTGCAGGGATTGGCAGAGATCTTCCGCAAGAATGCGGACGGCGCTCCCCTCGTGTTGGCTTCGCTTAACTAACTTCAACGCATAACAACAAGAGCCGCGGCCTTTACGGTCGCGGCTCTTTATTTGTCGCTTGCTGTTGCAGCTGAATTTCTAGTGGCTGTGCGCTGCTGCCGTTGTTGTTCCCACTTCCACTTCCGCCGCGAAGAACTTACCGTCTACCTTCTTTGCGTGGATGGCCACGCGGTCACCGGTGTGGACGTCTTTTGCGGTGATCATGTCTTTGCCGCGCATCCACATGGTTTTGGCGTCGGTTACGACGGGAGTGACCTTGCCGTCCTTCGGGTTCTTTACGTCGATGGAAGTCGCCGTGATGGCGGTAACCGTGCCCATGATGTGTTCCATGCCGTTGTGGGCGAAGGCAGATACGCTGAGGACGAGAGCGAGAGGTGCAGCAAGCAAGCGCTTCACGAGTGGTTCGTTTCCTTTCCTAACTACTTCCAAGTTACTTCGCGGCGGGGGCACCGTTCAGAAATTCCTGTTCCTGTTTTTCTTCTTGTAATTCATCCGGGCCCTTGGGATTCATGCCATTCATCTCTTCGACTTCAGTTGGCGTGATCTTCGGCAGATGTCGAATGAAACGGACCAGCTTCCAGGAGTCTGCGCCTTCGTCGCCGGGTGAGCCGAAGGCGGGCATTCCGGTGAGCCGCACGCCGTTCTGGATGATGAAGAAGAGTTCTCCATCGCTCAGGTTCTGCGTAGCAGCAAGTCGAAGATCGGGCGGTTTGGGGTACAGACCTTTGCCGTACATAGTGTCGCCGGAGCCGTCGTTGGCGTGGCAGGAGGCGCAGTGGTCCGCGTAGTGCGCCATGGCATCGTGCTGCACTAGCGGTGAATCTGCAATGGGGTTCTGCAGTGACTTTGCAGAGCCGGGTATGGCAAGGCTGCGGGTGTATCGTGCCAGCGCTGTTTCAAGCGCGGAGGGCGTTGTCCGCGCACTGAATCCCCCCGCATGTCGCGCCCATGCCACGACTGCCAGGGCGGCGAGGGCCACCAACAGCAGAAGGCACGCGAGCATTCGCAGCAAGGTCTTCATAGCGATGTTTCCCTCATCGGCCACGGATGAAATCAGAGTGAGTGTGCCTACAGCATACGGCGTGGAAGGCGATATGTTCGCATGCAAACGTGCGTCATTGCCCGGTGTAAGCGTCCGTCATCAACCTGCAAGGCCCCTGTAATATCACCGGCGAAATTAGCGGTCATATCAGACGTGCAACCATCTGGAAGGTGAGCGAAATGGCGTTTGCATGTCCTTTATTTTCAAGCGTAAAGTCTTCCGATGTTGTTTTCTTGCAAGTGTCCGGGACGTGTTCTACGCAGGTGGCCAAAGCGGACGTGGCTAGAGCGCCACGTCTTGTGGAGATTTGGGTTGTATCCATGGGAGTGCGTGCAGTGTCGCCGCACCTTCTACAGAACGGACGGTAGGTCTGAAGACAGAAAGAAGCGGACTTCAGGCGAACACTCGCAATCAGTCGGGTGAAGGTTTGCTGATGCTATCCACCTGGATGGCGGGAACGGCAGTCTTTGCCGAGACCAATTGCAGGCCAAGTTGCTGTTTCAGGGCTTCAAATAAACCGGGCAGATCGCTGTTCTCAGCGGTGGGAGCAGTTAGTTCGGGTGTCCAGTTCAACTTCCAGCTGTATTCCCCAGTCAACCCGGTGTGATCCACGATGGGATGGCGTTGCACCTCCGGCATGAAGCCCATGCGCATCACCAGCAGCGTCATCGATGCACCGTTGGCCGTGATGTGGCCGTCGGGACCGTCCAGCCCGTGGAACCCCTGGATGACGGCATCGGCAGGTTGGGCTTTTAGGCCAGATTTGGCGACGGTCAACTCATAGGCAGACAGAACGCGGGTGGTCTTTGACTCGCGCAGGCCGAAGCGGTCGTGCAGCAGTTCCAGAATCAGTGAGTCCATCAGGGCCATGCGCTGATTCAGTGGACCCGTCTCCAGGTCATGGGAGATGTCTACTTCTTCCGTTGCCTTAATGTCCCAGCGGTCCTTCTTTGCCCAGTCCGGCAGGTTCACAATCTGGTCGTTGGTGGTCAGGCGGTAGCAATGCCGGATCATGTCTGCCACGGTGATGCGCGTCATTTCCGCATGGCCGCCGTCAAAATTGAGCTCGTACGCGGGAGTTTCGCCCACATACGGCTTGACCGAGGTGACAGCGAAGCTGGGGTGGTCAGATTTTTGTGCCGAAATGCCAACCGGTGCTGCGGAGAGCAACAGAAGCGCCAGCAAGCTTTTACAGGTTGCAGAAGTCAGGCCAAGGGGCGAAGGCATACCCCAAGATACGTTGGGGGTGACCAGTATCTATGCGGAAATCTTGACACTGTGGCGGTATTCCTTGAGCATATTGGACTAGCACCCCTCTGTCTTTTGCCGGCTGGTGTTTCCGTCGTCCCGGTGGGAGCGGGTACTTCTGCCGTGCAAATCCACTGACATCTGGTGCATGAATTTCGCCCGCGAACCGGTTGCGGGCGTGGAATCAAGGATGTTCCCTGTGCACGCTTTGTTCGCGCTCTACTTCTTGCAATCCAGCGGCGGTTCCGCATTTGGCGGATTCAGCCTGCTGCTGCCTGTTCTTCTCATCGGCATGGTGCTGCTCACGGCTATCCCCAACCAGCGTAAGCAGAAGAAGTGGAACGAGCAGCTTTCGCAGCTGAAGTCCGGCGACCGCGTTGCTACGACGGGCGGCATCCGCGGCACCATCGTCAGCCTGAAGGATGATGTAGTGGTCCTGCGCACGCAGCCGGACGGTATCAAGCTTGAGTTTCTGAAGACCGCCATCGCATCCGTGACCACGGAGGAAGAGGCGGGACAGTAAGTTCCGGGTGAGAAAGATCAGCGCCTTCCGGCGCGGTCCTCACAGCCTTAGATAGATATCCATGCAGAAGAATCTGAACGGCAAAATCGCGCTCATCATCGCCATCCTGGTGGTGTTTCTATACGGCATCTTCGGTATCCCGCACGGCGGGCTGAAGGAGTCCATCACACGGCGCATTCACCTGGGCCTGGACCTTCGCGGCGGTACGCACATCGTGTTGCAGGTAAAGACGGCGGAAGCCGTTGCAGCCAGCAGCGACAACGATATGGTGCGCGCGCAGGACGCAGCCAGCAAGGTGGCTCCCGGAGCACACGCCACCAAGCCTGATCCGTCGCAGCCGGTCATCGTGGTCAGCGGCGTATCGCAGAACAATATGTCTGCGGTTAAGGACGCGCTGAGCGCGACTGAGTTCTCCGCATACGACCTTGCCTCCACCGCTGATGGTTACAAGATGACCATGAAGCTGGCCGAGGTGAAGGACCTGCGCGAACGCACGCTGGAGACGTCGATTGAGACGATCCGTAGCCGTGTTGACTCGTTGGGTGTGGCTGAGCCCGTGATCCAGAAGTATGGCTTGGGTGAGGATCAGATCCTTGTCGAACTGCCAGGCATTGACAATGCCGACCACGTCCGCGATGTGATCCAGTCCACCGCTCGCCTTGAGATTCACGAAGTGACCGGCGGCCCGTTCACCACGCAGCAGGACGCTCAGATGCAGCTTCAGCCGGACAGCGTTCTGGTGCAGGGCGGCAACGCGCTGGGCGACCAGTCGTGGTGGAGCCTGAAGCGCATTGCTGTCGTGCAGGGACCGGACTTCCGTGATGCTCGCGCATCGCAGGATGAAGCCGGACGCCCGGACGTTTCGTTTACGCTGACCACCGGCGCAGGCGACCGCTTCTACGCGTACACCAGCACCAACATTGGCAAGCAGATGGCCATTGTTCTGGACAACAAGGTGCGCGAAGTGGCGAACATCAACGGCGCCATCCGCGACCAGGGCCAGATCAGCGGCGGTGGATTCACGAAGCAGACAGCAAGCGATCTCTCGCTGATGCTGCGCACGGGTTCGCTGCCTGCGTCGATTGTGTTCCTGGAGACGCACACCGTCGGACCTTCGCTGGGTGCCACGAGCATTCGTCAGGGCGTGATCGCATCGGTCGTCGGCATGATGGCCGTGATGATCTTCATGTTGATCTACTACCGCGGCGCAGGCATCAATGCAGATCTCGCACTGATCCTGAACCTGGTTATCCTGCTGGGCTTCATGGGCTTCACCGGATCGACGCTGACACTGCCGGGTATCGCTGGTGTGATCCTCACGATCGGTATGGGCGTCGACTCGAACGTGCTGATCTTTGAGCGCATCCGTGAAGAGATTCGTGCAGGCAAGAACGCCAGCGCGTCCGTCTTCGGCGGATTCGAACATGCGTGGCAAACCATTCTGGATACTCACGTAACGACCATCGTCTCCGCGCTGATCCTGTTCTTTGTGGGAACGGGCCCGGTGCGTGGCTTTGCTGTAACGCTGATGTTTGGTCTGTTGGCCAACCTGTTTACGGCTGTGTTCGTTTCGCGAGTGATCTTTGACAGCATTCTGCAGCGCAAGACGCGCGGCGAAGCATTGTCGATCTAACGTTTCTGTTTCTGTAGTACCGAGGTTTCGCAAGTGGAATTCTTTCGCGATAGCAACATCGACTGGCTCAGCAAGAAGTGGTTGTTTCTTGGCTTCTCGCTGATCTTCTCCGTGGCGGGCGTGCTGAGCATGCTGTTCTGGCACCACATTCCCGTGGGCATTGACTTCAAGGGCGGCACGCAGGTGCGCGTGTCGTTTCCGCAGCAGCCTAATGAAGAGCATCTGCGCACGGCGATGGACCGCGCCGGCATTCACGATGCCAGCATCCAGCGCCTGAACGGCGCCAATGGCTACGAGGCTGTGATCACGCTGCCGGAGACGAGCGACAGCAACTCTGACTCGGCTCGTGCGACTGTGGTCAAGGCTCTGGCCACCAACTACACCGACTCCACCAGCAAGGTGGAAGATGCATATACCGTGGGACCCACGGCTGGTAAGCAGCTTACGCGTCAGGCAGGCTGGGCCATTCTGTGGTCGCTGCTGGGCATGCTGGCGTACCTGTGGTTCCGCTTTGAGTTCATCTACGGTGCAGCGGCTGTGATCGCGGTCTTCCATGACACGTTGATCACCATCGGCGCGTTCTCACTGACGAATCAGGAAATCACGCTGACGGTCATCGCTGCCATCCTGACGCTGGTGGGTTACTCCATGAACGATACGATCGTGGTTTTCGACCGTATCCGCGAGAACCTGCAGTTGATGCGTCGCGCCACGTTGAGCGAAGTGGTGAACAAGAGCATCAATCAGACGCTGTCGCGAACCCTGCTGACGTCAGGACTGACGTTCCTCACGGTGCTGGCGCTGTACCTGTTCGGCGGCGAAGTGCTGCACGGCTTCTCATTCGCGCTGGTCATCGGCATCCTGATCGGTACGTACTCGTCCATCGCGGTGGCGGCGCCCATGTTGGTGGCCTACACCGACTGGCGCTCCAGCAAGGGCAAGAGCACTGGCCTTCAGGCAGGACGCAAGGCTACGGCTTAATCCTGTCTTGCAATGCTTTACGGAAACGGACGCCGAGGCGTCCGTTTTCTGTTTTCGTAGGACATGCGATACGCTCCCTTGCATGCGTCGTTCCGTTTTTGTCCTTATTGCGCTGCACGTCGGACTTGTACCGCTCATGTCTGCGCAAAAGCAGGCTTGTCTCGCAATGGATATGCAGGAACAGAGACAGACTGCGGGATTCACTCTAAGAACATTTCTCAATGATGATTCGGAGGACTCCTGCTTTCAGATCTTGCGCAACCGTCGAGTAATCCACCAGGAAATAAATCATGAGGGTTTTCGCTACACGCTCGGCCAGAAGGCTGTGCCTGAAGTGGGCGTGCCTGCGATTCCCGATGGCACTGACTTAACCGGCAGTGGTCATCCCGACATGATTGTGACTCTCAATACGCGAGGCGCGCATTGCTGTCTGACGGTGATGGTGTACGAGTTGAAGGATGTACCGAAACGCATTGCGAAGTTCGAAGTGACGGATACGGAATACCCTTACTTCGAACGTGGCGGCAATGGCTTCTATCGCTTTCACGCACAGGATTGGTCGCTGGCGTATTGGCCCTCAAGCTTTGCTGGCTCTCCAAGTGCTTCGGTTATCTTGCGTTACACAAGCCGTGGGTATCACCTTGATCTGGATGCGATGCGAGCTCCCATGCCGTCT contains the following coding sequences:
- a CDS encoding PadR family transcriptional regulator — translated: MPPSTDLLQGTLDVLILKTLAHGEMHGWGIASRIQQVSDDVLQVGQGSLYPALHRLEYKGWIESSWGASDNNRKAKFYALTAVGRKQLRSEIDQWNRLSSAISLVLAAPKEDFA
- a CDS encoding glutaminase family protein, which codes for MLSRYVAPLLLVAAATLNAQTTERPPATPLIAHDPYFSVWSTADTLTAEPTKHWTGHPQPLNSLVRIDGKAYRIMGNSRDIPALQQTGSQLTFTHTRYQFAGAGVSIDLTFFTPAFLDDLDTLSRPVTYLTWTAKSTDGASHQVSVFLNANAEMATSYSGQPVTYSRQQTANLTVLSVGTQSQQVLNRSGDDLKIDWGYFHIAVPNEEQPKTALASGTARAFATDGILPANDDIDGPAPFTKGQTEMAVAIPFGSVSAQAVSKTALVSYTDGYSMEVLNKRLRPWWQREGKPVSQMLEEALAEQTKLDAKGNAFDTKLKDDLTKSAGEKYAWLCTLSYRQSIAAHKLIADSDGQPLLFAKENFSNGDTATVDVFYPSAPIFLFFNPRLLHAQVLPILEYSALPNRWKFPFAPHDLGRYPLANGQDYGGGEKTEENQMPVEESGNMILLVDALARFEPNNAGVKLAEQFWPQLSQWANFLHEHGLDPENQLTTDDFAGHVTHNANLALKAIDAMAAYADLAKLLHHDAEAKKYNDDAHAYAKKWMEMDKEGDHYKLAYDSPNTWSQKYNLIWDKLLGFDLFPKSVRESEIAFYKTKLNKYGLPLDSRKDYTKLDWEMWTATLADNDKDFNTLVDPLYTWANETTSRVPMTDWYDTITGKQVGFQARSVVGGLFIKALADKPLADKYRKEAK
- a CDS encoding DUF305 domain-containing protein, whose product is MAVLSRVVGVLLCGCASLAFAQAPNIVQPGAPGKPTQELSAVTAAPPAKEPSEADVKFMQDMIMHHSQAIEMTELAKTRATNPDVQALASKIDLSQGDEIRWMKQWLAERGYPEAAAGGMDHMAGMDHSQMAGMDHGDMAGMDHSQMQGMDHSAMNHDGAKKTDPMDVAPMVGMLTPRQMQALRAAHGAEFDRLFLTGMMQHHGGALLMVKELFQQPGAGQDPQLFDFANDVDNTQLAEIDIMKGILRKVNP
- a CDS encoding LVIVD repeat-containing protein, producing MKQFSSLKAAFAVAAVFACSLPVLTAQMDHEKPMATPPTPTVYVNPRAPESDPRVGLKAGLYDSGVAAKGIELVQTIAKPSGFAPDVDKIPAWENAAPPAPGAPRGAAIPAPYGTTNSDLAFKGKYVFVGNYYGVNTYDITDPAHTKLVTSMVCPGGQGDVSVYGNLLFMSVEAANGRVDCGVQGFASLEEAQKAQAAQREQMANMSAEERQKAMAGMMANRKPEPAEKDRVRGVRIFDISDVTKPKQITDVQTCRGSHTHTVVIDPKDKDNVYIYVSGSAGVRDAKELTGCSGASPDEDPNTALFTIVVIQVPLAHPELAKVVNSPRIFSDPATGNANGLWKGGNHGEGTQTTSATRGCHDITVYSAVGLAAGACSGNGILLDISDVVHPKRLDAVSDPNYAFWHSANFTNDGKAILFSDEWGGGGQPRCRATDPMQWGADAIFSIGPDKKMTLKSYYKMPAAQTDKENCVAHNGSEIPVPGRALHVQSWYQGGISLVDWTDPAHPFEVAYFDRGPISGNKFAMGGQWSTYWYNGMIYGSEIARGLDVLKLTPTEFMTEDEIAAANQISFKELNVQDQPKVVWPATYITAKAYLDQLGRGDSLSKDKVASIKALVNQAGTDKKAAAKLKGMAGELDKAAATAKTPADAKRLQGLAEIFRKNADGAPLVLASLN
- a CDS encoding DUF5666 domain-containing protein produces the protein MKRLLAAPLALVLSVSAFAHNGMEHIMGTVTAITATSIDVKNPKDGKVTPVVTDAKTMWMRGKDMITAKDVHTGDRVAIHAKKVDGKFFAAEVEVGTTTAAAHSH
- a CDS encoding c-type cytochrome, whose protein sequence is MKTLLRMLACLLLLVALAALAVVAWARHAGGFSARTTPSALETALARYTRSLAIPGSAKSLQNPIADSPLVQHDAMAHYADHCASCHANDGSGDTMYGKGLYPKPPDLRLAATQNLSDGELFFIIQNGVRLTGMPAFGSPGDEGADSWKLVRFIRHLPKITPTEVEEMNGMNPKGPDELQEEKQEQEFLNGAPAAK
- a CDS encoding TIGR03435 family protein, whose protein sequence is MPSPLGLTSATCKSLLALLLLSAAPVGISAQKSDHPSFAVTSVKPYVGETPAYELNFDGGHAEMTRITVADMIRHCYRLTTNDQIVNLPDWAKKDRWDIKATEEVDISHDLETGPLNQRMALMDSLILELLHDRFGLRESKTTRVLSAYELTVAKSGLKAQPADAVIQGFHGLDGPDGHITANGASMTLLVMRMGFMPEVQRHPIVDHTGLTGEYSWKLNWTPELTAPTAENSDLPGLFEALKQQLGLQLVSAKTAVPAIQVDSISKPSPD
- the yajC gene encoding preprotein translocase subunit YajC; the encoded protein is MHALFALYFLQSSGGSAFGGFSLLLPVLLIGMVLLTAIPNQRKQKKWNEQLSQLKSGDRVATTGGIRGTIVSLKDDVVVLRTQPDGIKLEFLKTAIASVTTEEEAGQ
- the secD gene encoding protein translocase subunit SecD, whose product is MQKNLNGKIALIIAILVVFLYGIFGIPHGGLKESITRRIHLGLDLRGGTHIVLQVKTAEAVAASSDNDMVRAQDAASKVAPGAHATKPDPSQPVIVVSGVSQNNMSAVKDALSATEFSAYDLASTADGYKMTMKLAEVKDLRERTLETSIETIRSRVDSLGVAEPVIQKYGLGEDQILVELPGIDNADHVRDVIQSTARLEIHEVTGGPFTTQQDAQMQLQPDSVLVQGGNALGDQSWWSLKRIAVVQGPDFRDARASQDEAGRPDVSFTLTTGAGDRFYAYTSTNIGKQMAIVLDNKVREVANINGAIRDQGQISGGGFTKQTASDLSLMLRTGSLPASIVFLETHTVGPSLGATSIRQGVIASVVGMMAVMIFMLIYYRGAGINADLALILNLVILLGFMGFTGSTLTLPGIAGVILTIGMGVDSNVLIFERIREEIRAGKNASASVFGGFEHAWQTILDTHVTTIVSALILFFVGTGPVRGFAVTLMFGLLANLFTAVFVSRVIFDSILQRKTRGEALSI
- the secF gene encoding protein translocase subunit SecF, with translation MEFFRDSNIDWLSKKWLFLGFSLIFSVAGVLSMLFWHHIPVGIDFKGGTQVRVSFPQQPNEEHLRTAMDRAGIHDASIQRLNGANGYEAVITLPETSDSNSDSARATVVKALATNYTDSTSKVEDAYTVGPTAGKQLTRQAGWAILWSLLGMLAYLWFRFEFIYGAAAVIAVFHDTLITIGAFSLTNQEITLTVIAAILTLVGYSMNDTIVVFDRIRENLQLMRRATLSEVVNKSINQTLSRTLLTSGLTFLTVLALYLFGGEVLHGFSFALVIGILIGTYSSIAVAAPMLVAYTDWRSSKGKSTGLQAGRKATA